A genomic region of Burkholderia humptydooensis contains the following coding sequences:
- a CDS encoding MFS transporter, with translation MTSIAEPSQASEAIGNRNTAVLVIFTALTNLADGVTKVALPLMATTLTHSPARVSGVSLTLTLPWLLVALHVGVLVDRADRRALLWIANAMRIAAIALLVALLLSGRVTLPMLYASGLTLGVAEVVALTSAAALIPDAVAPSGRERANAWIAGAETVCNEFCSPLAGGMLVAAGTAIALGAVSVGYFAGIVTLFFLIGRFRVAHAAHARPEPVRRQIAEGLGCLWHQPLLRLMAVALTVLCMCWGAWLALMPLFATTTLGLDSRGYGVTVSALGIGGFVGALTVASLNRRFGRRAVMLTDLLGTFAMMAVPVLSTNLWAIAASAFAGGLGGTLWTVNARTISQHLVPGPLLGRYNAAARLFSWGAMPIGAGLAGAIAEPLGMRAAFAVLAFATLLLIVPFLRVAATESLQVGLERRH, from the coding sequence TTGACGTCAATCGCGGAACCCTCGCAGGCAAGCGAAGCCATCGGCAATCGCAATACCGCCGTTCTCGTCATCTTCACCGCCCTGACGAATCTCGCCGATGGCGTGACCAAGGTCGCACTGCCGTTGATGGCGACCACGCTCACGCACTCCCCCGCGCGGGTCTCGGGCGTGTCGCTGACGCTGACGCTGCCGTGGCTGCTCGTCGCGCTTCACGTTGGCGTGCTGGTGGACCGCGCCGATCGCCGCGCGCTACTGTGGATCGCGAACGCGATGCGCATTGCCGCGATAGCGCTGCTCGTCGCCCTGCTGCTGTCCGGCCGCGTCACGCTCCCGATGTTGTACGCAAGCGGCCTGACGCTCGGCGTCGCCGAGGTCGTCGCGCTCACTTCCGCAGCCGCATTGATTCCCGACGCCGTCGCGCCCTCGGGCCGTGAGCGCGCCAACGCGTGGATCGCCGGCGCGGAAACCGTCTGCAACGAATTCTGCAGCCCGCTCGCCGGTGGAATGCTGGTCGCGGCCGGCACGGCGATCGCACTCGGCGCCGTCTCCGTCGGCTATTTCGCCGGCATCGTCACGCTATTTTTCCTGATCGGGCGGTTTCGCGTCGCGCATGCGGCGCACGCGCGCCCGGAGCCCGTGCGCCGGCAGATTGCCGAAGGGCTCGGATGCCTGTGGCATCAGCCGCTGCTCCGGCTGATGGCCGTCGCGCTGACGGTGCTCTGCATGTGCTGGGGCGCATGGCTCGCGCTGATGCCGCTGTTCGCGACGACGACCCTGGGTCTCGACTCGCGCGGCTACGGCGTGACGGTCAGTGCGCTCGGCATCGGCGGCTTCGTCGGCGCACTGACCGTCGCCTCCCTGAATCGCCGCTTCGGGCGGCGCGCCGTCATGCTGACGGATCTGCTCGGCACGTTCGCGATGATGGCCGTGCCGGTCCTGAGCACGAATCTGTGGGCCATCGCGGCGAGCGCATTCGCGGGCGGCCTGGGCGGCACGCTGTGGACGGTCAACGCAAGAACGATCAGCCAGCATCTCGTGCCGGGGCCGCTGCTCGGACGGTACAACGCGGCGGCTCGCCTGTTCAGTTGGGGAGCGATGCCGATCGGCGCGGGCCTCGCCGGCGCGATCGCGGAGCCGCTGGGCATGCGCGCCGCGTTCGCGGTGCTCGCCTTCGCAACCTTGCTGCTGATCGTGCCGTTCCTGCGCGTCGCTGCGACGGAATCGCTGCAGGTCGGCCTGGAACGTCGGCATTGA
- a CDS encoding beta-glucosidase family protein translates to MHAKHFSVALLSATLCVFSHAAENGASSKDFAFQDDFALRRADLLVRQMTLDEKLQLIHSKYQMSDVPGGGAGFIQGIPRLRIPDLNMVDSATGSGSTSQPSTTFPATIGLAASWDKRLSYAFGAVIAGQLRAQGFAMGLGGGTNLAREPRGGRLFEYLGEDPVLAGEMLAARTRGTQDRKVIATIKHYVGNEQETNRMGGNDQIDERTLRELYLLPFEIAMKAARPGNVMCSYNRINGDYACENTHVLTDVLKNEWRFQGQVQSDWGAAHSTANAINAGLDEEEDVGPTVFLTPDLVKQALANREITPARLDDMVRRKLYAMIRTGVMDDPPQGGGAIDFAAANRFAQYAAEQSIVLLKNQDRQLPLDAASLKRIAVIGGHADAAVLTGGGSGNTRHPVTGAFAGCGGLTFPTTTGCNWWPNPWLKLDVPIVQAIRNLAPGATVAFAGNSDQQSPFAAYTQQQIDAAVDLARRSDVAIVFVTQAAGEDFGELRSLALANPTNQDALVQAVAQANPRVIVVVESGNPVLMPWRDQVSAILQAWFPGEGGGNAIANVLFGKVNPSGKLPVTFPVRDEDTPTWGAGGTLAPNPVYSEKLKIGYRWYDANRIAPMFPFGHGLSYTHFSYSGLEVKQHPDATTVSFTLTNDGTVAGAEVPQVYLGDLDDPQEPPKRLVGWDKVGLRAGEARRVRIVIPSEMRRVWDTNRNGWTLANGGRIYVGASSRDIRLQQP, encoded by the coding sequence ATGCACGCAAAACACTTTTCCGTCGCCCTTCTTTCCGCCACGCTGTGCGTTTTCTCGCATGCCGCCGAAAACGGCGCGTCGTCGAAGGACTTCGCCTTTCAGGACGATTTCGCGCTTCGCCGCGCAGACCTGCTGGTTCGCCAGATGACGCTCGACGAGAAGCTGCAGCTCATTCATTCGAAGTACCAAATGAGCGACGTGCCAGGCGGCGGCGCAGGCTTCATCCAGGGTATTCCGCGGCTTCGCATTCCCGATCTGAACATGGTGGATTCGGCGACGGGCTCGGGCAGCACGTCGCAGCCGAGCACGACGTTTCCGGCGACGATCGGGCTCGCGGCGAGCTGGGATAAACGCCTTTCGTACGCATTCGGCGCCGTGATCGCCGGTCAGTTGCGTGCGCAAGGATTCGCGATGGGCCTGGGCGGCGGCACCAACCTCGCGCGCGAGCCGCGCGGCGGGCGCCTGTTCGAGTATCTCGGCGAAGATCCCGTTCTCGCCGGCGAGATGCTCGCGGCACGCACGCGCGGCACGCAGGACCGCAAGGTGATCGCGACGATCAAGCACTACGTCGGCAACGAACAGGAAACGAACCGGATGGGCGGCAACGACCAGATCGACGAACGCACGCTGCGCGAGCTCTATCTGCTGCCGTTCGAAATCGCGATGAAGGCCGCGCGCCCCGGCAACGTGATGTGCAGCTACAACCGCATCAATGGCGACTATGCCTGCGAGAACACACACGTGCTCACCGACGTGCTCAAGAACGAATGGCGCTTCCAGGGACAGGTGCAGTCCGACTGGGGCGCCGCGCACAGCACCGCGAACGCGATCAACGCCGGGCTCGACGAAGAGGAAGACGTCGGGCCGACCGTGTTCCTCACGCCCGATCTCGTCAAGCAGGCGCTCGCGAATCGCGAGATCACGCCGGCGCGTCTCGACGACATGGTCCGGCGCAAGCTCTACGCGATGATCCGCACGGGCGTCATGGACGATCCGCCGCAAGGTGGCGGCGCGATCGATTTCGCCGCGGCCAATCGATTTGCCCAGTATGCGGCGGAACAGTCGATCGTGCTCCTGAAAAATCAGGATCGCCAACTTCCGCTCGACGCCGCGAGCCTGAAGCGGATCGCGGTGATCGGCGGCCATGCGGATGCGGCCGTGCTGACGGGCGGCGGATCGGGCAATACGCGGCATCCCGTCACCGGCGCGTTCGCCGGATGCGGCGGCCTGACGTTCCCGACGACGACGGGCTGCAACTGGTGGCCGAATCCGTGGCTGAAGCTCGACGTGCCGATCGTCCAGGCGATCCGCAACCTCGCGCCGGGCGCGACGGTCGCTTTCGCCGGAAACAGCGACCAGCAATCGCCGTTCGCCGCGTATACGCAGCAGCAGATCGATGCGGCCGTCGATCTGGCGCGGCGCTCGGACGTGGCGATCGTCTTCGTCACGCAAGCGGCCGGCGAGGATTTCGGCGAGCTGCGCAGCCTCGCGCTCGCGAATCCGACAAATCAGGACGCGCTCGTCCAGGCGGTCGCGCAGGCCAATCCGCGCGTGATCGTCGTCGTCGAGAGCGGCAATCCGGTGCTGATGCCGTGGCGCGACCAGGTGAGCGCGATCCTTCAGGCATGGTTCCCCGGCGAAGGCGGCGGGAACGCGATTGCCAACGTGCTGTTCGGCAAGGTCAACCCGTCCGGCAAGCTGCCCGTCACGTTCCCGGTGCGAGACGAGGACACGCCGACCTGGGGCGCCGGCGGCACGCTCGCGCCGAACCCCGTCTACTCGGAAAAGCTGAAGATCGGCTATCGCTGGTACGACGCGAATCGCATCGCGCCGATGTTCCCGTTCGGTCATGGCCTGTCGTACACGCACTTCTCGTATTCCGGGCTGGAAGTGAAGCAGCACCCGGATGCGACGACGGTGTCGTTCACGCTCACCAACGACGGCACGGTCGCCGGCGCCGAAGTGCCGCAGGTCTATCTCGGCGATCTCGACGACCCGCAGGAGCCGCCGAAGCGCCTCGTCGGATGGGACAAGGTGGGCCTGCGCGCAGGCGAAGCGCGGCGCGTGCGCATCGTGATTCCTTCCGAGATGCGGCGCGTGTGGGATACGAACCGGAACGGATGGACGCTCGCGAACGGCGGACGCATTTACGTGGGAGCGTCTTCGCGCGATATTCGACTTCAGCAGCCGTGA
- a CDS encoding DUF1842 domain-containing protein has product MATTTEEDVLLHIVHNVYSVTGGEVTPSSVSAPTVELKLHFDDQSHRITGFGRIAWGKNKPPKVTSEFVDLIIHGDFGYFPPVKKQRDPNFPVKTQQINLVGYPDLHWNPHWGIGPQLPIIFHLNAVIPVGSQSGYAAYNYGVPSDPESNVSVTDATIRHLLF; this is encoded by the coding sequence ATGGCTACCACCACCGAAGAAGACGTCCTGCTGCACATCGTTCACAACGTCTACAGCGTGACGGGCGGAGAAGTGACTCCGTCGTCCGTCTCGGCCCCGACCGTCGAGCTCAAGCTGCATTTCGACGATCAAAGCCATCGCATCACCGGCTTCGGCCGCATCGCCTGGGGCAAGAACAAGCCGCCCAAGGTCACGTCGGAATTCGTCGATCTCATCATCCACGGTGACTTCGGCTATTTCCCGCCGGTCAAGAAGCAACGCGATCCGAATTTTCCGGTCAAGACCCAGCAGATCAATCTGGTCGGCTATCCGGACCTGCACTGGAATCCGCACTGGGGGATCGGCCCGCAACTTCCGATCATCTTCCACCTGAACGCGGTGATTCCCGTGGGCTCCCAGTCGGGGTACGCGGCGTACAACTATGGCGTCCCCAGCGATCCGGAAAGCAACGTTTCCGTGACCGATGCGACGATTCGCCATTTGCTGTTCTGA
- a CDS encoding amidase, whose protein sequence is MHENFEYLGLLDVSSQLRQGRLSPVELTQAMLARIAQLNPHLNAYNRVTAESALADARRAEQEIARGIDRGPLHGIPVAIKDIFDMKGVPTTAGMSIHANAVADEDATVVRRLRNAGAVMLGKLSMTEGAYAEHRTPFAAPRNPWHDAYWPGASSSGSAVAICAGLCYAALASETGGSIRLPAAANGVTGIKPTWGRVSRHRTFELAATLDHVGVIARSAADAAAVLGAIAGTDPADPTTSRLPVPDFSKALTRDLKDIRLGVDDSWLGARLNDATEHAISNAIAVLRELGAEIVAVTLPDVSDMIRDWFPVCAVQTALAHEATYPSRKDEYSASLAALIEQGRALSGMALQRLLLRREVFRGKLAAVFDVVDIVALPVLAGGVPTIERMSKVDDALIVDLHRFTCPFNMAGIPSIVLPCGMSANGLPLVFQMIGAHFSEARLACVADAYQAATEWHLRHPRMSGTSAIEQKNSCR, encoded by the coding sequence ATGCACGAGAATTTCGAGTATCTCGGCCTGCTGGACGTATCGTCGCAATTGCGGCAAGGGCGCCTGTCTCCGGTGGAACTGACGCAGGCGATGCTCGCACGCATCGCGCAACTCAATCCGCATCTGAACGCATACAACCGTGTCACGGCGGAATCCGCGCTCGCCGACGCTCGACGCGCCGAGCAGGAAATCGCGCGCGGAATCGATCGGGGGCCGCTACACGGCATTCCCGTCGCCATCAAAGACATCTTCGACATGAAAGGCGTCCCGACGACGGCCGGCATGAGCATTCACGCGAACGCCGTCGCCGACGAAGATGCGACGGTCGTCCGGCGTTTGCGAAACGCCGGCGCGGTGATGCTCGGCAAGCTGTCGATGACCGAGGGCGCGTATGCGGAGCACCGCACGCCGTTCGCGGCTCCGCGCAATCCGTGGCATGACGCGTACTGGCCCGGCGCGTCGTCCAGCGGCAGCGCCGTCGCCATCTGCGCGGGACTCTGTTACGCCGCGCTCGCATCGGAAACCGGCGGATCGATCCGGCTTCCCGCGGCAGCCAACGGCGTCACCGGCATCAAGCCTACATGGGGCCGCGTCTCCCGCCATCGGACCTTCGAACTCGCCGCGACGCTCGATCATGTCGGCGTCATTGCACGCTCCGCCGCCGACGCGGCCGCCGTCCTCGGAGCGATCGCGGGCACGGACCCTGCCGATCCAACGACATCCCGATTGCCCGTCCCCGATTTCTCGAAAGCGCTGACTCGCGATCTGAAAGACATCCGGCTCGGCGTGGACGATTCGTGGCTCGGCGCTCGCCTCAACGACGCGACCGAGCACGCGATATCGAACGCCATCGCGGTACTGCGCGAACTCGGCGCGGAAATCGTCGCCGTGACATTGCCCGACGTGAGCGACATGATCCGGGATTGGTTCCCGGTCTGCGCCGTGCAAACGGCGCTTGCACACGAGGCCACGTATCCGTCGCGCAAGGACGAATACAGTGCGAGCCTCGCCGCGCTGATCGAACAGGGCCGCGCACTTTCCGGAATGGCGCTCCAGCGATTGCTCCTGCGACGTGAGGTCTTCCGGGGCAAGCTCGCGGCCGTGTTCGACGTCGTCGACATCGTGGCCCTGCCGGTGCTCGCTGGCGGCGTGCCGACGATCGAGCGGATGTCGAAGGTCGACGACGCTTTGATTGTGGATCTCCATCGGTTTACATGCCCGTTCAACATGGCGGGCATTCCATCCATCGTTCTGCCGTGCGGCATGTCCGCGAACGGGTTGCCGCTGGTGTTTCAGATGATCGGCGCGCACTTTTCCGAAGCCAGACTCGCATGCGTTGCGGATGCGTATCAAGCGGCGACGGAATGGCACCTGCGACACCCGAGGATGTCGGGCACCAGCGCGATCGAACAGAAAAACTCATGCCGCTGA